One part of the Archangium lipolyticum genome encodes these proteins:
- the ribD gene encoding bifunctional diaminohydroxyphosphoribosylaminopyrimidine deaminase/5-amino-6-(5-phosphoribosylamino)uracil reductase RibD — protein MRLLTRARMQARRTPRAKRAADFDRAVAEFFMRLALEEAAKGLGRTSPNPVVGAVLVKGGRIIARGYHRRAGTAHAEVVALEAAGSKARGADLYTTLEPCDHYGRTPPCSQAILDAGVRRVFVASSDPNPKVNGKGVARLRRAGVEVVTGVLKDEADKLNRPFFKAVGTGLSYVTLKAAVTLDGKLATATGDSRWVTGEQARAWVHRLRDQVDVILVGANTVRKDNPQLTTRLPDGGGKDPVRVLVDSHLRLSPKLTVFTQRSLARTVVATLEDPADRKAKRFLAAGADVWRMPEKDGRVDLEALMRRLAKEGLNHVLVEGGAEMYGSFLRQELADELLLFVAPKLIGGEGLSWSGSLGIKQMARALTVNTLSFEQVGEDLLLRARLRGAK, from the coding sequence ATGCGGCTCTTGACGCGAGCGCGGATGCAGGCGAGGCGGACCCCCCGGGCGAAGCGCGCGGCGGACTTCGATCGGGCGGTGGCGGAGTTCTTCATGCGCCTGGCGCTGGAGGAGGCCGCCAAGGGACTGGGACGGACGAGCCCCAACCCGGTGGTGGGCGCGGTGCTGGTGAAGGGCGGCCGCATCATCGCGCGCGGCTACCACCGGCGGGCCGGAACGGCGCACGCCGAGGTGGTGGCGCTCGAGGCCGCGGGCAGCAAGGCGCGTGGGGCGGACCTCTACACGACGCTGGAGCCGTGCGACCACTACGGGCGCACCCCGCCGTGCAGCCAGGCCATCCTCGACGCGGGCGTGCGCCGGGTCTTCGTCGCCTCGTCGGACCCCAACCCGAAGGTGAACGGCAAGGGCGTGGCGCGGCTGCGGCGCGCGGGCGTGGAGGTCGTCACCGGCGTGCTGAAGGACGAGGCCGACAAGCTCAACCGGCCCTTCTTCAAGGCGGTGGGCACGGGCCTGTCCTACGTCACCCTCAAGGCGGCGGTGACGCTGGATGGCAAGCTGGCCACGGCCACCGGGGACTCGCGCTGGGTGACGGGTGAGCAGGCCCGCGCGTGGGTGCACCGGCTGCGCGACCAGGTGGACGTCATCCTCGTGGGCGCCAACACTGTCCGGAAGGACAACCCCCAGCTCACCACCCGGCTGCCGGACGGCGGCGGGAAGGATCCGGTGCGCGTGCTGGTGGACTCGCACCTGCGCCTGTCGCCGAAGCTGACCGTCTTCACCCAGCGCTCCCTGGCGCGCACCGTGGTGGCCACGCTGGAGGACCCCGCGGACCGCAAGGCGAAGCGCTTCCTCGCGGCGGGCGCCGACGTCTGGCGGATGCCCGAGAAGGACGGGCGGGTGGACCTCGAGGCGCTGATGCGCCGCCTCGCGAAGGAGGGCCTCAACCACGTGCTGGTGGAGGGTGGGGCGGAGATGTACGGCTCGTTCCTCCGCCAGGAGCTGGCGGACGAGCTCCTCCTCTTCGTCGCTCCCAAGCTGATCGGCGGCGAGGGCCTGTCCTGGTCGGGCTCCCTGGGCATCAAGCAGATGGCCCGGGCGCTCACCGTGAACACGCTCTCCTTCGAGCAGGTGGGCGAGGATCTGCTCCTCCGGGCGCGGCTGCGGGGCGCGAAGTGA
- the nrdR gene encoding transcriptional regulator NrdR, whose amino-acid sequence MRCPFCQDAENKVIDSRESHEGSVIRRRRECLQCKRRFTTYERVEELYPLIVKKDGRRETFDRDKLLAGLKKACEKRPVSADQLEETVVAIERLLQGMGEKEVPSSVIGEEVMRRLHGLDEVAYVRFASVYRSFRDISEFMEELKDLLSDRTRELKPPKPAGKDG is encoded by the coding sequence ATGCGCTGCCCCTTCTGCCAGGACGCCGAGAACAAGGTCATCGACTCGCGCGAGTCGCACGAGGGGTCCGTCATCCGCCGGCGGCGCGAGTGCCTGCAGTGCAAGCGGCGCTTCACGACATACGAGCGGGTGGAGGAGCTCTACCCGCTCATCGTGAAGAAGGATGGGCGGCGGGAGACGTTCGACCGGGACAAGCTGCTGGCGGGGCTGAAGAAGGCCTGTGAGAAGCGGCCGGTCTCCGCGGATCAGCTCGAGGAGACGGTGGTCGCCATCGAGCGGTTGTTGCAGGGGATGGGCGAGAAGGAAGTGCCCTCGTCGGTCATCGGCGAGGAGGTGATGCGCCGGCTGCACGGGCTGGACGAGGTGGCCTACGTGCGCTTCGCCTCGGTGTACCGGAGCTTCCGGGACATCTCCGAGTTCATGGAGGAGCTGAAGGACCTGCTGTCGGACCGGACGCGGGAGCTCAAGCCGCCGAAGCCGGCGGGCAAGGATGGTTGA
- a CDS encoding serine hydroxymethyltransferase yields MENIRKLAEVDPEIAKVVLEETRRQEEGLELIASENFVSPAVMEAMGSVLTNKYAEGYPGKRYYGGCEVVDVAENLAINRAKELFGADFVNVQAHSGSQANMGAYMALMKPGDTMLSLDLNSGGHLTHGAAFNFSGKLYKIVHYGLTRDTETLDYAQAAALAKEHKPKVVVVGASAYPRTIDFAKFREIADSVGAALMVDMAHIAGLVAAGVHPSPVPLADIVTSTTHKTLRGPRGGLVMSKEQYGKALNSQIFPGIQGGPLMHVIAAKAVAFREALSPEFKAYQRQIVANAQALAEALRRGGLRLCSGGTDNHLMLVDLRPKNLVGKVAEEVLNKAGITVNKNMIPFDPEKPTVTSGVRIGTPAVTSRGMKEAEMATIGAFVVEALDHASDDQRLAQIRARIQEFTRSFPLYATRLK; encoded by the coding sequence ATGGAGAACATCCGCAAGCTGGCCGAGGTCGATCCGGAGATCGCCAAGGTCGTACTCGAGGAGACGCGGCGCCAGGAGGAAGGCCTGGAGCTCATCGCCTCGGAGAACTTCGTGAGCCCGGCCGTGATGGAGGCGATGGGCTCGGTGCTGACGAACAAGTACGCCGAGGGCTACCCGGGCAAGCGCTACTACGGTGGCTGCGAGGTGGTGGACGTGGCGGAGAACCTCGCCATCAACCGGGCGAAGGAGCTCTTCGGCGCGGACTTCGTCAACGTGCAGGCGCACTCGGGAAGCCAGGCGAACATGGGCGCCTACATGGCGCTGATGAAGCCGGGTGACACGATGCTGTCGCTGGACCTGAACTCGGGCGGCCACCTCACGCACGGGGCGGCGTTCAACTTCTCCGGCAAGCTCTACAAGATCGTCCACTACGGGCTGACGCGGGACACGGAGACGCTGGACTACGCGCAGGCGGCGGCGCTGGCCAAGGAGCACAAGCCGAAGGTGGTGGTGGTGGGTGCCTCGGCGTACCCGCGGACCATCGACTTCGCGAAGTTCCGGGAGATCGCCGACAGCGTGGGCGCGGCGCTGATGGTGGACATGGCGCACATCGCCGGCCTGGTGGCGGCGGGGGTGCACCCCTCGCCGGTGCCGCTGGCGGACATCGTCACCTCGACCACGCACAAGACGCTGCGCGGCCCGCGCGGTGGCCTGGTGATGAGCAAGGAGCAGTACGGCAAGGCGCTCAACAGCCAGATCTTCCCGGGCATCCAGGGCGGCCCGCTGATGCACGTCATCGCGGCCAAGGCGGTGGCCTTCCGCGAGGCGCTGTCACCCGAGTTCAAGGCGTACCAGCGGCAGATCGTCGCCAACGCCCAGGCGCTGGCCGAGGCGCTCAGGCGCGGGGGCCTGCGGCTGTGCTCGGGCGGTACGGACAACCACCTGATGCTGGTGGACCTGCGGCCGAAGAACCTCGTGGGCAAGGTGGCCGAGGAGGTGCTGAACAAGGCCGGCATCACGGTGAACAAGAACATGATTCCGTTCGACCCGGAGAAGCCGACGGTGACGTCGGGAGTCCGGATCGGCACGCCGGCGGTCACCTCGCGCGGGATGAAGGAGGCGGAGATGGCCACCATCGGCGCGTTCGTGGTGGAGGCGCTGGATCACGCCTCGGACGACCAGCGGCTGGCCCAGATCCGCGCTCGCATCCAGGAGTTCACCCGGAGCTTCCCGCTCTACGCCACGCGGCTGAAGTAG
- the rpiB gene encoding ribose 5-phosphate isomerase B, whose protein sequence is MKLIIASDHAGLELRRELVALLKEKGHAFDDVGPTTNASVDYPDFAKNVSRAVSEGRYTHGVLVCGTGIGMSIVANKYRGVRAALCTTEFEARMARAHNDANVLCLGQRVVGLGVAWSILETFLATPFEGGRHQKRVDKIREAESENGR, encoded by the coding sequence GTGAAGCTCATCATCGCGTCGGACCATGCGGGACTGGAGCTGCGCCGCGAGCTCGTGGCCCTCCTGAAGGAGAAGGGCCACGCGTTCGACGACGTGGGCCCGACGACGAACGCCTCGGTGGACTACCCGGACTTCGCGAAGAACGTGTCGCGAGCGGTGTCCGAGGGCCGTTACACACACGGAGTGCTGGTGTGTGGAACAGGCATCGGGATGAGCATCGTGGCCAACAAGTACCGGGGCGTGCGCGCGGCCCTGTGTACGACGGAGTTCGAGGCGCGGATGGCGCGAGCGCACAACGACGCCAACGTGCTGTGCCTGGGCCAGAGGGTGGTGGGGTTGGGGGTGGCCTGGAGCATCCTCGAGACCTTCCTGGCGACGCCGTTCGAGGGCGGGCGGCACCAGAAGCGCGTCGACAAGATTCGCGAGGCCGAGTCCGAGAACGGACGCTGA
- the fabF gene encoding beta-ketoacyl-ACP synthase II, which translates to MSNRRVVITGTGLITALGTGTEKNWQAMLAGTSGIAPITRFEVGKIDTRFAGEVKDFQPEQFIDKREVRRMDLFAQYALAAADMAVKESGLPIGPDAPHGYAQEKVGVIVGSGIGGISSLEEQHRKGLEKGFDRLSPFFIIQMIINMAPGLISMRYGCKGPNWSPVSACATSAHAIGEAWKSIRLGETDAAIAGGAEAAITPLGMGGFSVMKALSTHNEDPTKASRPFDKERDGFVMGEGAGIVVLEELEHAKKRGANILAELVGYGANSDAHHVTAPAPEGEGAARCMRLALASAGMNPEEVGYINAHGTSTPFNDANETKAIKTVFGAHAKKLAVSSTKSMTGHMLGAAGGAEAVISALTLLRGIIPPTINYTTPDPECDLDYVPNKAREQRVDAAMSNSFGFGGTNAVLLFKRFK; encoded by the coding sequence GTGTCAAACCGTCGAGTCGTCATCACCGGAACCGGCCTCATCACGGCGCTGGGTACGGGCACCGAGAAGAACTGGCAGGCGATGCTCGCCGGTACTTCGGGCATCGCACCCATCACCCGTTTCGAGGTGGGAAAGATCGATACCCGCTTCGCCGGCGAGGTGAAGGACTTCCAGCCCGAGCAGTTCATCGACAAGCGCGAAGTGCGCCGGATGGACCTGTTCGCCCAATACGCGCTCGCGGCGGCCGACATGGCCGTCAAGGAGAGCGGTCTGCCCATCGGGCCGGATGCTCCCCATGGCTATGCGCAGGAGAAGGTGGGCGTCATCGTTGGCTCGGGCATCGGCGGCATCTCCTCGCTGGAGGAGCAGCACCGCAAGGGCCTGGAGAAGGGGTTCGACCGGCTGTCGCCCTTCTTCATCATCCAGATGATCATCAACATGGCCCCGGGCCTCATCTCCATGCGCTACGGCTGCAAGGGGCCCAACTGGTCGCCGGTGTCGGCCTGCGCCACCAGCGCCCACGCCATTGGCGAGGCGTGGAAGTCCATCCGGCTGGGTGAGACGGACGCGGCGATCGCGGGCGGTGCCGAGGCGGCCATCACCCCGCTGGGGATGGGTGGCTTCTCGGTGATGAAGGCGCTGTCCACGCACAACGAGGATCCGACGAAGGCCAGCCGCCCGTTCGACAAGGAGCGCGACGGCTTCGTGATGGGCGAGGGCGCGGGCATCGTGGTGCTCGAGGAGCTGGAGCACGCGAAGAAGCGCGGCGCGAACATCCTGGCGGAGCTGGTGGGCTACGGGGCGAACTCGGACGCGCACCACGTGACGGCGCCGGCCCCCGAGGGCGAGGGCGCGGCGCGCTGCATGCGCCTGGCGCTGGCCTCGGCGGGGATGAACCCGGAGGAAGTGGGCTACATCAACGCGCACGGCACGTCGACGCCGTTCAACGACGCCAACGAGACGAAGGCGATCAAGACGGTCTTCGGGGCGCACGCGAAGAAGCTGGCGGTGTCGTCGACCAAGTCGATGACGGGCCACATGCTGGGCGCGGCGGGTGGAGCGGAGGCGGTGATCAGCGCGCTGACGCTGCTGCGAGGAATCATCCCGCCGACGATCAACTACACCACGCCGGATCCGGAGTGCGATCTGGACTACGTGCCGAACAAGGCGCGTGAGCAGCGGGTGGACGCGGCGATGAGCAACTCGTTCGGCTTCGGCGGAACGAACGCGGTGCTGTTGTTCAAGCGCTTCAAGTAG
- the acpP gene encoding acyl carrier protein, whose protein sequence is MSTSAIEAKVKSIIADQLGVGEEEIKPESSFIEDLGADSLDIVELVMAMEEEFEVEIPDEEAENIKSVGDAINYINTHKK, encoded by the coding sequence ATGTCGACTTCTGCTATCGAGGCCAAGGTCAAGTCCATCATCGCGGACCAGCTGGGCGTGGGCGAGGAGGAGATCAAGCCGGAGTCCTCGTTCATCGAGGATCTGGGCGCGGACAGCCTCGACATCGTGGAGCTGGTGATGGCGATGGAGGAGGAGTTCGAGGTCGAGATCCCCGACGAGGAGGCCGAGAACATCAAGTCCGTCGGTGACGCCATCAACTACATCAACACGCACAAGAAGTAG
- the fabG gene encoding 3-oxoacyl-[acyl-carrier-protein] reductase: MSAFKDKVVLVTGGSRGIGRSIAVAFAKQGATVVISYAGNEAAAQETLGLIQAAGGKGESVRFDVADTAACASTVEGLVKTHGRLDVLVNNAGVAVDGLVMRVKDEDWDKQLDTNLKGAFALIRAASRPMMKQKGGAIINLTSVVGEMGNGGQAAYSASKAGLIGLTKSVARELASRNIRVNAVSPGFIGTDMTSHLEGETREKMLAAIPLARLGSPEDVANAVLFLASDSAAYITGEVLKVNGGMYM, translated from the coding sequence ATGAGCGCGTTCAAGGACAAGGTGGTGCTGGTGACGGGTGGCTCGCGAGGTATCGGCCGCTCCATCGCCGTGGCGTTCGCGAAGCAGGGCGCCACCGTGGTCATCAGCTACGCGGGCAACGAGGCCGCGGCGCAGGAGACGCTGGGCCTCATCCAGGCGGCCGGGGGCAAGGGCGAGTCGGTGCGCTTCGACGTGGCGGACACCGCCGCGTGCGCCAGCACGGTGGAGGGCCTCGTCAAGACGCACGGCCGGCTGGATGTGCTCGTCAACAACGCCGGCGTGGCCGTGGACGGCCTGGTCATGCGCGTGAAGGACGAGGACTGGGACAAGCAGCTGGACACCAACCTCAAGGGTGCCTTCGCGCTCATCCGCGCCGCCAGCCGCCCCATGATGAAGCAGAAGGGTGGGGCCATCATCAACCTGACCTCCGTGGTCGGCGAGATGGGCAATGGTGGACAGGCCGCCTACTCGGCTTCCAAAGCGGGTCTCATCGGACTCACCAAGTCGGTGGCCCGGGAGCTGGCCAGCCGCAACATCCGGGTCAACGCCGTCTCGCCGGGCTTCATCGGCACGGACATGACCTCCCACCTGGAGGGGGAGACGCGGGAGAAGATGCTGGCCGCCATCCCCCTGGCCCGGCTGGGGTCCCCCGAGGACGTGGCCAACGCCGTCCTCTTCCTGGCCAGCGACAGCGCCGCCTACATCACCGGAGAGGTTCTGAAGGTGAATGGCGGCATGTACATGTAG